A window of Oligoflexus sp. contains these coding sequences:
- a CDS encoding Rrf2 family transcriptional regulator — MEISLYSDYSFRVLMYLALHGQKLVQIKTISDAYRVSENHLVKVVQHLVRLGYVASVRGRSGGIRLAKAPEDIGLGDVFRKTEPSLKLLACFEPEHTGCPIVSVCDLNLTFQKAMKCFLDELDRQTLANLVVRRQSMLGALNIQPYVVEKQQQTS; from the coding sequence TTGGAAATTTCCTTATACTCCGATTATTCGTTTCGTGTGCTCATGTACCTTGCCCTGCATGGTCAGAAACTGGTGCAGATCAAGACGATCAGTGATGCCTATCGCGTCTCGGAGAATCACCTGGTGAAGGTCGTGCAGCATCTGGTGCGCCTTGGGTATGTGGCGTCGGTGCGGGGCCGGAGTGGTGGGATTCGATTGGCCAAGGCTCCCGAGGACATCGGCCTTGGTGACGTTTTCCGAAAGACCGAGCCAAGCCTGAAGCTCCTGGCCTGTTTTGAGCCTGAGCATACCGGCTGCCCGATCGTCAGCGTCTGTGACTTGAATCTGACATTTCAGAAGGCCATGAAATGTTTTCTGGATGAGCTGGACCGGCAAACGCTGGCGAATCTGGTCGTTCGTCGGCAGTCGATGCTGGGGGCCTTGAACATCCAGCCTTACGTCGTGGAAAAGCAGCAGCAGACGAGTTGA
- a CDS encoding leucine-rich repeat domain-containing protein, with translation MGKASLVLSLLVCVSACKAAREPVKEAIPPSETFATRCEQTDPASEAAKTYKVLLEMTGTQNCRDAESKLRGMTFLVLNEKDIKDLTPIGDLDQLQWLHLYGNRIEDLGPLKRLSKLKDLVLDNNQITDVSPLRDLVTLQELYVGRNKVTNVEAIGALKKLYILNLSGNQIKDVNPLSDLSALMVLDLKNNPIAENKTASNCPTADGISQALRDFCNQ, from the coding sequence ATGGGAAAAGCTTCGCTTGTGCTCAGTTTGCTCGTCTGCGTTTCCGCCTGTAAAGCTGCAAGGGAACCCGTGAAAGAGGCCATTCCACCGAGCGAGACTTTTGCCACCCGCTGCGAACAGACGGATCCAGCCTCGGAAGCCGCGAAAACCTATAAGGTCCTTCTGGAAATGACCGGCACTCAGAACTGCCGGGATGCGGAATCGAAACTTCGGGGCATGACTTTCCTTGTGCTCAATGAAAAAGACATCAAGGATCTGACGCCGATCGGCGATCTGGATCAGCTCCAGTGGCTGCACCTTTATGGAAATCGGATCGAGGATCTGGGTCCGCTCAAGCGTCTGTCGAAGCTCAAGGACCTTGTACTGGATAACAACCAGATCACCGACGTCAGCCCTCTGCGTGATCTGGTCACGCTCCAGGAGCTCTATGTGGGTCGGAATAAAGTCACCAATGTCGAAGCGATCGGCGCTTTGAAAAAACTTTATATTTTGAATCTGTCCGGCAACCAGATCAAGGACGTCAATCCCTTGAGCGACCTTTCCGCTTTGATGGTGCTGGATCTGAAAAACAATCCCATAGCGGAAAACAAGACCGCCAGCAATTGTCCCACAGCGGATGGCATCAGCCAGGCTCTCCGCGATTTCTGCAATCAGTAG
- a CDS encoding HPF/RaiA family ribosome-associated protein — MYIQVNAHNSLTAPARLQSWASDELERALSRFSAKLSRIEVYLSDENKDKEGANDKRCAIEAKLDGFPMMAVAHQGDTIGEALLGATEKLERILDKKIGKLQHHKGHTPVGGEPFADLNPSRDEEDVDQEFETL, encoded by the coding sequence ATGTATATTCAGGTTAATGCTCACAATTCACTCACGGCTCCAGCCAGACTTCAATCCTGGGCATCGGACGAGCTGGAGAGGGCTCTGAGTCGTTTCAGTGCGAAGCTCTCCCGTATCGAAGTTTATCTGAGCGATGAAAATAAGGACAAAGAAGGCGCAAACGATAAACGCTGCGCTATAGAAGCGAAACTGGATGGTTTTCCCATGATGGCCGTCGCGCATCAAGGCGATACGATTGGCGAAGCGCTGTTGGGAGCAACGGAAAAACTGGAGCGGATTCTGGATAAGAAAATCGGCAAGCTCCAGCATCATAAAGGTCACACACCTGTCGGCGGTGAGCCATTCGCGGATCTGAATCCAAGCCGCGATGAAGAGGACGTGGACCAGGAGTTTGAAACCCTTTAA
- a CDS encoding Hsp20/alpha crystallin family protein, whose protein sequence is MANTPDLWRDMDRSFSGFGTWRPLLRQLDDIFNEAMDTRFDSGRMMVPQCDMEESADHFLLSFDMPGLDKDNIDIEMQGNNLIVTGERKQESERGEGRSRFVERRYGRFERSIRLPQNVKADGIEAEYMNGVLKVAVPKSAESSRHKIKIGSGSSSGIFSKIAHKLSGSDASVGVKGGESAQQKSEMKH, encoded by the coding sequence ATGGCCAATACACCTGATCTGTGGCGTGATATGGATCGTTCGTTCTCGGGTTTCGGAACCTGGCGCCCGCTGCTCAGACAGCTCGATGATATCTTCAATGAAGCGATGGACACGCGCTTCGACAGCGGCCGCATGATGGTTCCGCAATGCGACATGGAGGAATCCGCGGACCACTTCCTTCTGAGTTTTGATATGCCGGGGCTGGACAAGGACAATATTGATATCGAAATGCAGGGTAACAATCTGATCGTGACAGGGGAACGCAAGCAGGAAAGCGAAAGAGGCGAAGGCCGCTCGCGCTTTGTCGAACGCCGTTACGGACGTTTTGAGCGTTCCATTCGTTTGCCGCAAAACGTAAAAGCCGATGGCATCGAAGCGGAATACATGAACGGTGTTTTGAAAGTCGCCGTTCCCAAGTCCGCTGAGTCGTCCCGGCACAAGATCAAGATTGGCAGTGGCAGCAGCAGCGGCATTTTCAGCAAAATTGCGCACAAACTGTCCGGTAGCGACGCGTCGGTTGGCGTCAAAGGCGGGGAAAGCGCTCAGCAGAAGAGCGAAATGAAACACTGA
- a CDS encoding NAD(P)/FAD-dependent oxidoreductase, producing MTVGTLLRRATLDNHYDSIVIGSGIGGLTTAICLAKTGQKVLVLERHYTAGGFTHTYERKGYEWDVGVHYIGDVHREGSTLRRVFDYIGDGDIHWAEMSPVYDRIHVGSEAFDYVKGEDAFRERMIAYFPEEKAAITDYIKLIKKVNRSSSSYFMEHALPPWLARILYKRLTSPFLEFARQTTEEVLLRLTKNRKLIAVLTGQWGDYGLPPSQSSFAMHALVAKHYLNGAGYPVGGSASIARAAEAVLNKHGGQLITSAAVEEIIIDGRKATGVRLQDGRTITARNIISAAGVINTFQKLLPDTCPVKKEYLRNLQRVTPSFAHMCLYIGIKGDLRELKVPSTNLWIYPNEDYDANLQKFTPKPTFDFPVVYISFPSSKDPDWDKKRPGKSTIEIVVPAPYAWFAKWKDTPWQKRGPEYAQLKKDMTNHLLDILLAKYPQLEGVIHYTELSSPLSTAHFSNYEHGEIYGINHDPQRFQERWLRTDTPVRNLYLTGQDIVTCGIGGALSAGVLTAIRILGPFRARHLIALMKPGKRTASAAL from the coding sequence ATGACCGTAGGAACGCTGCTGCGCCGTGCAACACTTGATAATCATTATGATAGTATAGTCATTGGCTCGGGGATCGGTGGCCTTACGACCGCTATTTGTCTGGCCAAGACGGGCCAGAAAGTGCTGGTGCTCGAACGGCATTATACCGCGGGTGGGTTCACGCATACCTATGAACGCAAAGGCTACGAGTGGGATGTCGGTGTTCATTATATCGGGGATGTGCATAGGGAAGGCTCGACCTTAAGGCGGGTGTTTGACTATATCGGAGACGGGGACATCCATTGGGCCGAGATGAGTCCGGTCTATGACCGTATCCATGTCGGGAGTGAAGCCTTTGATTATGTGAAGGGCGAAGACGCTTTTCGCGAGCGGATGATTGCGTATTTCCCCGAGGAAAAAGCAGCGATCACGGACTACATTAAGCTCATAAAAAAGGTGAATCGAAGCTCGTCCTCTTACTTCATGGAGCACGCTTTACCCCCGTGGTTGGCGAGGATTCTTTATAAGCGGCTCACAAGCCCCTTCCTTGAGTTTGCCAGGCAGACCACTGAAGAGGTTCTGCTGCGGCTCACAAAGAATCGCAAACTCATCGCGGTCCTGACTGGTCAGTGGGGTGATTATGGGCTTCCGCCGAGTCAATCCAGTTTCGCCATGCATGCCCTCGTGGCGAAACATTATCTGAATGGAGCCGGCTATCCTGTCGGTGGGTCTGCATCCATAGCCCGCGCTGCTGAAGCTGTTTTGAATAAACACGGCGGGCAATTGATCACGAGCGCAGCTGTCGAGGAAATCATCATAGATGGGAGGAAAGCCACAGGAGTCAGGCTACAGGATGGACGTACGATTACAGCCAGGAATATCATAAGCGCTGCCGGCGTCATCAACACCTTTCAAAAACTTCTGCCGGATACCTGTCCCGTGAAAAAGGAGTATCTTCGGAATCTGCAGCGAGTCACGCCTTCCTTTGCTCATATGTGCCTTTACATCGGCATCAAGGGTGATCTGAGAGAACTGAAGGTCCCGAGCACGAACCTTTGGATCTATCCCAACGAGGATTACGATGCGAACCTTCAGAAGTTCACTCCCAAGCCGACCTTTGATTTCCCGGTCGTCTACATTTCCTTCCCGTCAAGCAAAGACCCCGACTGGGATAAAAAGCGTCCCGGTAAAAGCACGATAGAAATCGTGGTCCCGGCGCCTTATGCGTGGTTCGCGAAATGGAAAGACACTCCCTGGCAAAAGCGTGGGCCCGAGTATGCCCAGCTGAAAAAAGACATGACCAACCATCTTCTGGACATTCTTCTTGCGAAGTATCCCCAGCTTGAAGGTGTAATTCACTACACTGAACTGTCGAGCCCGCTGTCCACCGCTCACTTCAGCAACTATGAACACGGCGAAATTTATGGCATCAACCATGACCCGCAGCGGTTTCAGGAACGCTGGCTACGGACCGACACTCCTGTCCGGAATTTGTATCTCACCGGTCAGGACATCGTGACCTGCGGGATTGGAGGCGCCCTGAGTGCGGGTGTGCTCACAGCGATCCGGATACTTGGCCCCTTCCGCGCCCGGCATCTGATCGCTCTGATGAAGCCCGGCAAACGTACGGCTTCCGCAGCCCTTTGA
- a CDS encoding DUF5679 domain-containing protein, with protein sequence MKYPDSYCIKCKKHTDTLGKHTIMLVNNRRALKGICPVCATETYRFMPKKDDVRVTPPLSVISSIQPRNAPVSAVLPTTAAKRLDRYGRTSAAQEMLYYGSLLVVLGLALAVGFVAIMKMM encoded by the coding sequence GTGAAATATCCTGATTCCTATTGCATCAAGTGTAAAAAGCATACCGATACCCTTGGCAAACATACGATCATGCTCGTCAATAATCGTCGCGCTTTGAAGGGTATTTGTCCTGTCTGCGCCACGGAAACCTACCGTTTCATGCCGAAGAAAGACGATGTTCGCGTCACGCCGCCTCTTTCCGTAATCTCGTCGATTCAACCCCGCAATGCTCCGGTCTCGGCCGTGCTTCCGACTACGGCTGCCAAACGGCTGGATCGTTATGGAAGGACTTCGGCGGCGCAGGAAATGCTGTATTACGGGAGTCTTTTGGTGGTGCTGGGCCTGGCTTTGGCGGTTGGGTTCGTCGCCATTATGAAGATGATGTAA